The window GCCGGCAGAGGAAGTCGCTAATATCCTTACAAGAGGCTGTATCCCACGTGCAGCAGCGGTGGATTCCTTCATAATTACCACTGCTGAAGCACCATCATTCATACCAGAAGCATTTCCCGCTGTTACCGTTCCATCTTTCTTAAATACTGCCTTCAGCTTTGCCAAGCTTTCAAGACTGGTATTCGGTTTTGGATGCTCGTCGGTATCAAATATAAATGAATTTTTCCTTAATATAACCTCAACTGGTAGAATTTCATCTATAAACTTTCCTTCGCCCTGTGCTTTTGCTGCTTTCATTTGACTATCATATGCAAATGCATCCTGCATCTCCCGAGTAATACCATATTTTTCAGCAACGTTTTCGGCGGTAATCCCCATGTTAACATTTGGGAACAGCTCTATAGGATGCGCATGGGAAGAAGCATAGCCAAAACCGTCTTCAAGTTCGACGTTGTTAATTCTGAAACCTTGATATCGAACGTCAGATGGTAGATAATAAGGGGCTCTTGACATGTTTTCAGCGCCACCTGCTACAATAATCTCTTGATCTCCCGATAGAATTGCTTCTTTTGCGCAAAGCACCGCTTGGAGAGCAGAACCGCACTGCATATCAACAGAAAAACCTGGGACTTCTTTTTCTAGTCCTGCAAGTAAAAGAGAAACTCTAGCAAGATTTGGTGTTTTGCTGAGAACGTCCCCCATAATCACCTGATCAATATCAGATTTATTAACATCACTTCTTTTTATTACTTCCTCAATTACGTAGGAACCAAGCAAATAGGCTGGTACGGTTTTCAGACCTCCTAAATATGAGCCGACAGCGGTTCGAACTGCTCCAGTAATTACACACTTTTCCATAATCAATTCCTTTCTTAATTTGCTTCTATTTGGGTTTATAAGTACCCGAATTCGGTATTATTAATTTCTTATAATTAATTTAAACGCAATAATTGTGCCAATATTCCTTTTTGGTCAAAAAAGTCTTGGAAATATAAATATGCTGTTGCAAACGTTGAAATCTCAAAAAAAAAAAATTTTTTAAGGTGATTTTTGAATTTGTGGTTTGAATTGCGGATAAGAAATAAATAGAAGCGTTGCTATTTCGCGACGTATGTTCCGAAATTTATACAGCTGTGGTTAAACGGCAACAAAAAATTGACATGTGGTATAAATGAGAATAATATACAATTAATATATTTTATCCAATTTAATAATTTTTATTAAGTAAGATAGGGGGGAATTATGGGATTCAACACAATAATCAAACCAAAATTAGAAATAAACGAAGAACTATTCACGAAAATTGGTAATAACGTTCTGGGCAATTTATATGTATCAGATAATGATGGAAATATAATATTTTGTAATAATGGTTGTGCAGAAACATTCGAGTGTAAGATGGAGCAATTATATGAAATAAACGTTCATGATTTGTATCTAAAAAACTATACAGATAGAATGTCGGCCTCGTCTGAAGTAATAAATACACAAAAAAAAGTAGTGAGGTTTATTCGAACTGGGAATGGTGTGGGCATGCTTATCCACTGCGCCCCTGTGTTTGACGATAATGGCAAATTAGAAATTACCGTAGCTACTACCTATATAGAATCTGCCTTTTATGAATTTGTAGATAAAATTGATTCGGAAAAGGCTCATTTGGAGGATGCAATAGAATTTCTTCAAAGAGCAAGGGAAAATGAGTTTTTTTTAAATTCGAAAAATGTTAAAATGCAGGAAGTCTATGCATTGGCTTCAAAGGCTGCTAAATCAGACAGCACAATATCAATATATGGTGAATCAGGTGTAGGAAAAGAAATAATGGCACATTATATTCATAAGAATAGTGGCCGCGCAAAAGCAATTTTTGTTCCTATTAATTGTGCATCAATGCCGAAAGAGCTTATCGAAGCCGAGCTCTTTGGTTATGAAGAAGGATCTTTTACGGGAGCGAACAGAAAAGGGAAAATTGGTTTATTTGAGGTTGCGAATAATGGGACTATTTTTTTGGATGAAATAAGTGAATTACCGTTATCTATGCAAGCTAAACTTTTAAGAGTTACTGAATCAGGTGAGATTAGAAAAATCGGCAGCCAAAAAGAGAAGACGTTGAACGTTAGGGTAATCGTGGCAACGAATCGAAATTTGC is drawn from Peptostreptococcaceae bacterium and contains these coding sequences:
- a CDS encoding thiolase family protein codes for the protein MEKCVITGAVRTAVGSYLGGLKTVPAYLLGSYVIEEVIKRSDVNKSDIDQVIMGDVLSKTPNLARVSLLLAGLEKEVPGFSVDMQCGSALQAVLCAKEAILSGDQEIIVAGGAENMSRAPYYLPSDVRYQGFRINNVELEDGFGYASSHAHPIELFPNVNMGITAENVAEKYGITREMQDAFAYDSQMKAAKAQGEGKFIDEILPVEVILRKNSFIFDTDEHPKPNTSLESLAKLKAVFKKDGTVTAGNASGMNDGASAVVIMKESTAAARGIQPLVRILATSSAGVSPEIMGLGPVPAIRKVLDKTGLKLEDIDLFELNEAFSAQALGCLIELGMPPGTPLYERVNVNGGAVAHGHALGNSGTRILTTLIYELKKRNGTYGIASLCIGGGQGIAILIENI
- a CDS encoding sigma 54-interacting transcriptional regulator; this encodes MGFNTIIKPKLEINEELFTKIGNNVLGNLYVSDNDGNIIFCNNGCAETFECKMEQLYEINVHDLYLKNYTDRMSASSEVINTQKKVVRFIRTGNGVGMLIHCAPVFDDNGKLEITVATTYIESAFYEFVDKIDSEKAHLEDAIEFLQRARENEFFLNSKNVKMQEVYALASKAAKSDSTISIYGESGVGKEIMAHYIHKNSGRAKAIFVPINCASMPKELIEAELFGYEEGSFTGANRKGKIGLFEVANNGTIFLDEISELPLSMQAKLLRVTESGEIRKIGSQKEKTLNVRVIVATNRNLREMVRNGEFREDLFYRLNVVPIKIPSLRERPEDILPLANYFIEKYNEKYRTKKFLHDITKEHFISYYWPGNVREVKNVIEQLAVVSPGNDLDIRKNILLTEPISSPDYYKKEETLSIEDTDFKSKINNAENLIDSICEDVTLKEAVKAFEKIYISKILDQCGGNMTIAAKQLGVHRSNLYKTINRINA